One window from the genome of Engraulis encrasicolus isolate BLACKSEA-1 chromosome 16, IST_EnEncr_1.0, whole genome shotgun sequence encodes:
- the LOC134466087 gene encoding uncharacterized protein LOC134466087 has translation MARGKLQEAAEVKEDQSILIHIKDRDCVALEVQYHRSCYREYTRFLSEPVRAEKEQIGPTFDLSYKLFCERVIRQRLLINQEVLRMSQLRKAFIALVQSSEGVDASTYRQDILKKRLSRDFTQLVFHTPAKRNTSELVFAENLSTNAVLDLLPSGAETTQSSEMSQTDSDTERRKSKQPTTAEETRTLYTAALLLKRLLSHSPGMSCPWPPTAVNFNLTEVICCGMRKRCVPGCFHRSGE, from the exons ATGGCTCGTG gcaagttgcaggaagcagcGGAAGTAAAGGAAGACcagagcatcctcattcacatcaaggacagagactgtgtggctctggaggtgcagtaccacagaagttgctacagagagtacacaaggtttttgagtgagcctgtcagagcagagaaagaaca gattgggccaacatttgatctgagctacaagttattcTGCGAGAGGGTAATCCGCCAAAGGCTGCTGAtcaaccaagaggtgctgaggatgagccaactgaggaaggcctttattgcccttgtgcagtcaagtgaaggtgttgatgcttcaacctacag acaggatatattgaagaagaggctcagtcgtgattttactcagctagtgttccacacccccgccaaacgcaacacatctgaactggtttttgctgagaacttgtcgacgaatgcagtcttggacttgttaccatcaggtgcggagacgactcagtccagcgaaatgagccagacagacagcgacacggaaaggaggaagtcaaagcaaccaaccacagcagaggagacacggacactttacacagcagctttgcttttgaagaggctgcttagtcacagtcctggcatgtcatgcccatggcccccaactgcagtaaacttcaatctcactgaagtcatttgctgtggcatgcgcaaaagatgtgtacctggatgctttcacaGATCTGGGGAGTGA